Proteins encoded together in one Psychrobacter sp. 28M-43 window:
- a CDS encoding LPS export ABC transporter permease LptF, whose amino-acid sequence MTQQVASTTALVLGFLVVMMLGGRLIRYFGIAAEGRLDVSLLFTIIGYNLPYFLELILPLAFFIALMLVFGRLYVDQEMAVINASGVSRGKLARLMTPLILALFVGEAALSVVGKPWGVRSSEAVWQQQALTSAFDLIRPNEFISSGNYHLYVGSLSDDKKKLQDVILIQSEPAKKGSAAGSIDANATDMNNRIDNETAEQIGISDIPKDIINSGAKDISKDTITLAKRAEQVDTGNSGVTQLDLFQGRRYEVGAGSLKYNQVAFDRYRITLTETSQEVITEDNIETQKIGPLWQAATSSSPSGTNNAMRAAQGELGYRLALPWLMIIAPMLAVPLAQVRPRQGRWLRLFPSILLFVSCALGIISLKNAVSKDSISVWAYAWLILGFMALALYMNWGSRVQHRLRFRKQENRLAAAATNSVSDIDNQNNSSQGGQS is encoded by the coding sequence ATGACACAACAAGTTGCCTCGACCACTGCCTTAGTGTTGGGGTTTTTGGTAGTGATGATGCTCGGCGGTCGTTTGATACGCTATTTTGGCATCGCTGCTGAAGGTCGTTTAGACGTCAGCCTACTGTTTACGATCATTGGGTACAACCTACCGTATTTTTTAGAGCTCATCTTACCGTTAGCATTCTTTATTGCTTTGATGCTGGTATTTGGTCGCTTATATGTTGATCAAGAAATGGCAGTGATTAATGCTAGTGGCGTATCTCGAGGTAAGCTTGCTCGATTGATGACACCATTAATATTGGCATTGTTCGTTGGTGAAGCGGCGCTATCTGTCGTTGGCAAACCTTGGGGTGTCCGTTCGTCTGAGGCTGTTTGGCAGCAGCAAGCATTGACCAGTGCATTTGATTTGATTCGTCCGAACGAGTTTATCAGTAGCGGTAATTACCATTTATACGTGGGTAGTCTCAGCGATGATAAGAAAAAGTTGCAAGATGTCATATTAATCCAATCTGAACCTGCGAAAAAAGGTAGTGCTGCTGGAAGTATCGATGCCAATGCTACTGATATGAATAACAGGATTGATAATGAGACAGCCGAACAAATTGGCATCTCTGACATACCAAAAGATATTATAAATAGCGGTGCGAAGGACATTAGTAAAGACACCATTACGCTGGCTAAGCGTGCTGAGCAAGTAGATACCGGCAATAGCGGCGTGACTCAGTTGGATTTGTTCCAAGGACGTCGTTACGAAGTTGGCGCAGGCAGTCTGAAATATAATCAAGTCGCTTTTGATCGTTATCGCATCACCTTGACTGAGACTTCACAGGAAGTTATCACCGAAGACAATATCGAAACGCAAAAGATTGGACCATTGTGGCAAGCCGCCACGAGTAGCTCACCATCAGGCACGAATAATGCAATGCGCGCTGCACAAGGTGAGCTTGGCTACCGTTTGGCGCTACCATGGCTGATGATTATCGCGCCTATGTTGGCTGTGCCACTGGCGCAAGTACGTCCACGTCAAGGACGTTGGCTGCGCTTGTTTCCTTCTATCTTATTATTTGTCAGCTGTGCATTAGGTATCATCTCGCTAAAAAACGCAGTGAGCAAAGACAGCATCAGCGTATGGGCGTATGCATGGCTCATCTTAGGGTTTATGGCATTGGCGCTTTATATGAATTGGGGTAGCCGCGTGCAACATCGATTGCGCTTTCGCAAACAAGAAAATAGGCTAGCCGCTGCCGCAACTAACTCAGTTAGCGACATCGATAATCAGAACAATAGCTCACAAGGAGGGCAGTCTTAA
- a CDS encoding leucyl aminopeptidase: protein MNIKLSQHLPKTHTQKILKKEAKSKDDACLVVLVDDKKNILAESVLTEYTTRIEQLIEVSHFKGTTCETVADYALAGDKKTTKQNPVQLLLVGVGNTDKFNNTVLQKIANTIYSSTQKRVSSITVALGDALEENHFGQFALNLLAASYRFDKYKSEQAMPVLTDVYLLADESLQPALAFAQSVFAGQSLTRDVANEPGNICFPAYMAEQAQELAKTYPDLLTVKVLGEDEMSALGMHCFLAVAQGSTKEGKLVLMEYRGKSEFSSNAGTTEQTTSNAKVSSLKALADKLPTKKSAKNVSKNSNDNAQATNDDAPIVLVGKGVTFDSGGISIKPGAAMDEMKFDMGGSASVLGTIKALCEARLPINVVGALACAENMPSGDATRPGDIVKAMNGKSVEILNTDAEGRLVLADTLCYVQRYQPKAIIDVATLTGACVVALGHVRSAVFSNDEDVLFDLENASNLSGDLIWHMPLDDEYQAQIDSPIADMQNIGGKGAGAVTAACFLSRFIEEGQAWAHLDIAGTAWNSGKDKAATGRPVPLFMQYLKNSAEMA, encoded by the coding sequence ATGAATATCAAATTATCTCAGCATTTACCAAAGACTCATACGCAGAAAATCCTGAAAAAAGAAGCCAAAAGTAAAGACGATGCTTGTCTGGTTGTTTTAGTCGATGACAAGAAAAATATTCTGGCTGAATCTGTGCTGACCGAATATACCACTCGTATTGAGCAGTTGATTGAAGTATCGCATTTCAAGGGTACTACCTGTGAGACTGTTGCTGATTATGCGCTGGCAGGTGATAAAAAAACCACTAAGCAAAACCCTGTTCAACTGCTGTTGGTCGGTGTGGGTAACACTGATAAGTTCAATAACACAGTGCTGCAAAAAATCGCCAATACTATCTATAGCAGCACTCAAAAGCGTGTGTCTTCTATCACTGTCGCCTTGGGTGATGCACTGGAAGAAAATCACTTTGGTCAATTTGCCCTTAATCTACTGGCAGCAAGCTACCGCTTTGACAAATATAAATCTGAGCAAGCCATGCCTGTATTGACTGATGTTTATCTGTTAGCTGATGAGTCACTACAGCCTGCGCTAGCATTTGCTCAGTCAGTATTTGCTGGTCAGAGCCTCACTCGTGATGTGGCCAATGAGCCTGGCAATATTTGCTTCCCAGCTTACATGGCTGAACAAGCTCAAGAGCTTGCAAAAACGTATCCTGATCTATTAACCGTGAAAGTACTAGGTGAGGACGAGATGTCAGCGTTAGGTATGCATTGCTTCTTGGCCGTTGCACAAGGCTCTACCAAAGAAGGTAAGCTGGTACTCATGGAGTACCGTGGTAAATCAGAATTTAGTTCAAATGCAGGCACTACCGAGCAAACCACTAGCAACGCAAAAGTAAGTAGTCTAAAGGCACTGGCCGATAAACTACCAACCAAAAAGTCAGCTAAAAATGTAAGTAAAAATAGCAATGACAATGCACAAGCAACTAATGACGACGCACCTATCGTATTAGTCGGTAAAGGCGTGACCTTTGATTCAGGCGGTATCTCAATCAAGCCAGGTGCGGCGATGGACGAGATGAAGTTTGATATGGGTGGTTCGGCATCAGTACTTGGTACAATCAAAGCGTTGTGCGAAGCTCGTCTACCAATCAACGTCGTTGGTGCGCTAGCCTGTGCTGAAAACATGCCATCAGGTGATGCCACGCGTCCAGGCGATATCGTTAAAGCGATGAATGGTAAATCAGTTGAAATCTTGAATACTGATGCTGAAGGTCGTTTAGTACTAGCAGATACCTTGTGCTACGTGCAGCGTTATCAGCCAAAAGCCATCATCGATGTTGCTACTTTGACTGGCGCTTGTGTGGTTGCGCTAGGCCATGTGCGTTCAGCTGTATTTAGTAATGATGAAGATGTCCTGTTTGATTTAGAAAATGCTAGCAACCTATCAGGTGACCTAATTTGGCATATGCCTTTAGATGATGAGTATCAAGCTCAGATTGATTCACCAATCGCTGATATGCAAAACATCGGTGGTAAAGGTGCTGGTGCCGTAACTGCCGCCTGCTTCTTATCGCGCTTCATTGAAGAAGGTCAAGCATGGGCGCATTTAGACATCGCTGGTACTGCATGGAATTCAGGTAAAGACAAAGCAGCAACTGGCCGTCCTGTACCATTGTTTATGCAATATCTAAAAAACAGCGCAGAGATGGCTTAA
- a CDS encoding DNA polymerase III subunit chi, translating into MKISFYVLSESKAQDFLGFICQLTQTALNKSAQSLLILIEDETLLSNLDTALWAQEPTSFIPHRCLSDTDNKGTNDKSTDDDSNIATSEVSAPVLLGNHMPADFNGIVLNTTIRPVNDFMAATNNSKPSRVLELIRPDATSTQEGRNKYKAYQQLGYDLTHFKV; encoded by the coding sequence ATGAAAATTAGTTTTTATGTATTAAGTGAGAGTAAGGCCCAAGATTTCTTGGGCTTTATTTGTCAGCTGACTCAGACGGCGCTTAACAAAAGCGCTCAGTCTTTGCTGATTTTAATTGAAGATGAGACATTACTATCAAATCTAGATACGGCACTTTGGGCACAAGAGCCTACGAGTTTTATACCGCATCGATGTCTTTCTGATACTGACAATAAAGGTACTAATGATAAAAGTACCGATGATGATAGCAACATTGCTACTTCTGAAGTATCAGCGCCTGTACTGCTAGGCAATCATATGCCAGCAGATTTTAATGGTATCGTGCTCAATACGACGATACGTCCCGTCAACGATTTTATGGCCGCTACTAATAATTCAAAACCCTCCCGAGTTCTTGAGCTGATCCGACCTGATGCTACAAGTACCCAAGAAGGTCGCAATAAATATAAAGCCTACCAGCAATTAGGTTACGATCTGACCCACTTTAAAGTATAG
- a CDS encoding cysteine hydrolase family protein, with protein MNKTTSTPSTLLELAGGTFDALDWSNSALVLIDYQNEYVDGAMPLGDAGAKAIANARRLIDKARQQDLPIFHITHHGAENGNVFDPLSANVEIVEQLQPQDGETVIAKKHPNAFYDTQLQSLISAAEKKQIIFAGFMSHMCVSSSVRAAFDLGFDSFVCHDACATRDLPSATREPISAEIMHDTAMAALQDRFASMVTTDELVNG; from the coding sequence ATGAATAAAACGACCTCTACACCCTCTACCCTACTTGAACTCGCTGGCGGCACATTCGATGCGCTTGACTGGTCAAATAGCGCGCTGGTTCTTATCGACTATCAAAATGAATATGTCGATGGCGCTATGCCATTAGGGGACGCTGGGGCAAAAGCCATCGCCAATGCACGCCGACTAATCGATAAAGCGCGTCAGCAAGATCTACCTATCTTCCACATTACCCATCATGGTGCCGAGAATGGCAATGTCTTTGATCCTCTATCAGCTAACGTTGAGATAGTCGAACAGTTGCAGCCTCAAGATGGCGAAACAGTAATTGCCAAAAAGCATCCGAATGCCTTTTATGATACGCAATTACAATCACTGATTTCAGCAGCAGAAAAGAAGCAGATTATTTTTGCAGGTTTTATGAGTCATATGTGCGTCAGCTCAAGCGTCCGCGCCGCATTTGATTTAGGTTTTGATAGTTTCGTCTGTCACGATGCCTGTGCCACTCGCGACCTGCCTAGCGCTACAAGAGAACCGATAAGCGCTGAAATCATGCATGATACTGCCATGGCCGCACTACAAGACAGATTTGCCTCGATGGTAACGACCGATGAATTGGTCAATGGCTAG